The following coding sequences lie in one Arachis hypogaea cultivar Tifrunner chromosome 9, arahy.Tifrunner.gnm2.J5K5, whole genome shotgun sequence genomic window:
- the LOC112709068 gene encoding uncharacterized protein, with product MGASPFQRSILEVRLPKHFDKPTDMRYDGTQDPLEHLTAFEARMNLEGVGDEVRCHVFPVTLAGPAIRWFNGLLQGSIYEFSDISRAFLAQFTTRIAKVKYPINLLGVSQRPGEPTRKYLDRFNDECLEIDGLTNSVASLCLTNGLLNEDFQKHLTTKPVWAMHEIQTVAKEYINNEEFSQVMAANKQ from the coding sequence ATGGGCGCCTCCCCGTTCCAACGATCTATCCTCGAAGTCCGGTTGCCGAAGCACTTTGACAAACCAACagacatgaggtacgatggaacCCAGGACCCTCTGGAACACCTCACAGCCTTTGAGGCTAGAATGAATCTGGAGGGAGTAGGAGACGAGGTGAGGTGCCACGTCTTCCCGGTCACCCTGGCAGGACCCGCGATTCGGTGGTTTAACGGCCTCCTGCAGGGATCCATCTATGAGTTTTCGGACATCAGTCGTGCCTTTTTAGCTCAATTCACAACCCGGATAGCAAAGGTGAAGTATCCAATTAACCTACTTGGGGTATCCCAGAGGCCTGGGGAGCCGACCAGGAAATACCTGGACCGGTTCAACGACGAATGTTTAGAAATCGACGGCTTAACCAACTCGGTGGCCAGCCTTTGTCTGACGAACGGCCTCCTCAACGAGGACTTCCAAAAACACCTCACCACAAAGCCGGTTTGGGCGATGCACGAAATCCAAACCGTAGCGAAGGAATACATAAATAATGAGGAATTCAGCCAAGTCATGGCTGCTAACAAACAGTAG